Sequence from the Xiphophorus couchianus chromosome 23, X_couchianus-1.0, whole genome shotgun sequence genome:
ATCTAAAAGAAACGGCTGAGAAACAAAGATTATGACACatatcagtctggaaagggttGCACTACGCGTTTTTGAACTTGGCACTGGAAGATAATTAGAATTGCGTGAGAAGTAAATGGTACCCAGTACAAATAGCGACTAGGATGTATTTATCCAATGACATCCAATACATCCAATACAGTTTTTTAAACCtttcaaaattataaatatcCTGTTTCCTCAGGGTACTGTTAAAAACATCCCAAAGTCCTGCTATTGGTACTGGAAGCAGATTTTGAGAACAGTAGTTTTAattgattctgtttttttccacagatcatTTATGATGAAGGGCCGTTGTACATCTTCGCAAAAACTGACGACATCCGAGCATTGTGGATAAAGAAGCTAAAAGAATGTGAGTAAAACAGATTTAGCCTTCAACGTTGTGTTCATCTGATAAACTTATCTCAACATCTTGTGTGACAGAGGAGTTGGATGTTCAtgcaaatgctgtttttatgtaaatgtgctGTGCATGAATTCATGTGTGCTAATGTTGCTCATAGTGGTCCGCTTCAACAAAGATCTGATGCAGAAGTATCATCCCTGTTTCTGGGTGGATGGGGTGTGGCTTTGCTGCCACCAGGAAGTTAAACAAGCTATGGGCTGCAAAGTTCTGGAAAGTTCTGCTAAAAATGGTAAGAGCGAGACTTCTGTCAGGGTTGAATTTGAAGTTGAATCAAAACATGAacttttgaagttttaaatcaTTGATCATCATCATTAACAACAGGTTTTAAATCTTCACCGAGTCGACGAATGTCCAGAAAACCACTTCCCCCAACCCCAACAGAGGTATGCCCAGTTCATTTAGATTCATATTATAGACCAGTTTGTTCTGAATTTACTCAACAACCCTTAAATTGTTTCAGGAAAAACCTGGTCGCCCTTTGCCTCCAGGACCACCTGAGCCTTCAGCACAGTCTGCAAGCATGACTGTAGTAGCTGAGTACGATTACGTACCAATGACTCCCCAGGACCTGGAGCTGAGGAAGGACGAGGAGTACACCATCCTGGAGAGGTCCGACGCCAACTGGTGGAAAGCTAGAGACAAATACGGGTGAGACAGCTTTaacacagcaaagaaaaacaacacagatgTGCAGTAATggatttacacaaaaatatattaatcctAAGTGTCTTCATCCTTTGGGCCATAAGAATATGAAATAGGAACCATTTGTACCACgatgagtaaaaagaaaaaggaacaacCTCAGAATATCTGAATACtttgaactttaaaaataaaatgcattatgcttccaaaagacatattttttgaTGATTTGACACTTTTGTGgacatctttttttctgcaggaaagAAGGCTACATACCAAGTAATTATGTGGTGGAAGCAGAAAAAGGGCTTGAAAGATTTGAGTGAGTTCAAAAAAAGTGTTCTGCCAACAAATTGGTGTTTGATATTGTACATGTCTCTATTTTATTCAAGAGTAATCTTAATTGTTTGAATTatcttaattttattgtgtaacTCCATCGCTTATAGTACATTCTTCTAATAGAGTAAAGTGATTATGATTATTACAGCTGGTACAGCAAAAACATGAATCGGAGTCAAGCAGAGCAGCTTTTAAAATCTGAGGTAAACACAATACTGcttgatttatttgttcatcCTTATATTAAATGtaagaagttttaaaattatgaattgTGTTTCCCTTCTTAGAACAAAGATGGAGGATTCCTGATGCGAGACTCAAGCAAAGCCGGGAAATACACTGTGTCTCTGCTCACCAAAAGTGGCGTGTAAGTAACCTCACTGGGTTAAAACACTACTGTCATTTATATAGTTCATCCCCTGGCTCCACTCATGCATGAACCTATGAAAAGAAGAACTGTGCGTGCTGAAAGCGGAAACTGCAGACCACAGAGGGATGGAGATGTAAATTATTCATGCAAAACTTGGGCTAATCTGTCTgcagaacaattttttttgttcatctcaGTTTGAACCCAACTGTGGGTAACAGTGAGGAGATATTAGCTGCATAAATAAGACATAAATAAGACCTGCCTGACTTCATGTGATATTCTCGTTTTCTCTACAGGGAAACAGGTGGAAGCTGCAGACATTATAACATCTGCACAACTCCGCAGGGCCAGTTTTACCTGGCAGAAAAGCATCATTTCAACACTATCCCAGAGCTGATCAACTATCACCAGCACAACGCAGCAGGTCAATACTACATCTGGTCACTGTGACAGCCAAAATAACTCCTTTTACAAAACTGCACATAGCCTTACCTAACATTTGTTGCaagaaaacccccaaaaaactagaaatattaagatttttttgattaatttcaggGTTTATTTTGTGGCCTTACCTGTTGGTTCTGATTTTTCTCATTACAATCAAACAatcatagttttaaaaatgtgctgcaaAAATCTGAACGTGGTAGCAGTTTTGATTTTAACAGCAAATGGAAGAATTACAAGACATTCCTCATTTACGCAACACAAGGCATGCATTTAATGCCATAACTCTAACAAAGTGCAACCATATATGGTCTTGGTTGGTTTATCTATAAACAAAATTTGCTGGATTGTCTAGAAATTAGacaatcaagatttttttttttgtatttgaccCACTAACCTACAATTATGAAGTCAATAATAAGAAAATTGGCCAATTCTACAGTATGTTTTGACAGAAAGAACTCTAGAACTGGTTTGGTTCACTTACCTCCAAACATTTGTTGAGAACTGTGACGCCCATTTCCATCTGTCTTGAGAATCAAACATGTAGTAGTTTTATGCATCTCTAAATTTAATTCTTGTTAAGtttattacatttcttatttttatttttcttctgtggaAAGGCTCAAGTTCATATAATGTGTTACTATGACATTATTTCACCAGATCTTATTTGACAGGATGTTCTTGAACCTATAAAGGCACAAGTGTCTAAAGTAGATAAACAGGATATGtgaggttgtgtttttttcatacCAAATTTACacctaaaatttatttttttcttaaaattaattgaCAAGAAAACTATCAGTTTTGGCAGAATTATATATTAGTGTAGTTTAAGATGTTGTATACCAGTAAAAGAATCATTGCAGAAAgtataaataagttttaaatttgCTATACATTTTTGctataaatctaaaatatagTCAGTATTACTGAGACTAGAACTTGGCAGCAGAATCAGGAAGCTTACATGACCATAAATTATGTCTCTCCTACAATTCTGCATGTTCatacaaacatatttgtttacCTCAATAATCTATAACTCGGTTCCACAGTCCCTCTAGGTGCAGCTGCAGGTTTAATTTGCTAAAGCGCATTACTCTTACTAGATACTGACATACATAGCATGATGTTATGTTTTTTAGCTGAAAAAGACTCTCTTTAtatcagtttaatttatttatataggtCATGGCCAACATAAAGTTGTCTTCAGGTCTTATAATGGAGATGGTTTCCTAGTCATAagatacagaaaataaaaaatgctgattCAAGATAAGCTGTACAGGAAAATCAGCAGACTTTAGGCACACTTATATGCACCTCTTTTTAACTTGCcaatgtggttttgttttttccaatcACCAGGTATGGTCAGCAGGCTGAAGCACATTGTATCCAATCGGGCACAACCTCCATCCACAGCAGGACTGGGTTACGGTAAGAGCACATTTGAACTATAATCAGTCAAACTTTCAAGTAATTCATCTCGCATGACTGGCGAGGCATTTATTGTTCCCTATCAAAACATAGCAGTTCCCCTAACTaatgttttaaagctgaagGTATGACAacacatatttttcttattaaaaagtGTTGAAACTAAATTTGCTCtgtactgtaaaaataaatataaccaCTTCTGAAGCACTTTTATAAGTCACAGTTTAGTCTCTCATATTTAGGAGCTTTAAAATAGAGTTTCCTAAATTGTTCTAGTGTGAAAACAACTGATGCCGCTGGGGCACTATGTGGTATGAGAAACTTTTGACAAGACTTTTGAACACACAAAACAGAGATAAATATATTGTTACATACTCCAATTGCTAACATTGGttagcacaaaaaacaaaacaaaaaaaactagagaATTCAATTGTTTTCTAAGTCGGAACCAGAATGTTTTCACTCAGGTGAGATGccacaaaaaactgaaagtatTGACCCTCAGTGATGGAGTAATTTTTGGCAGCGTATTGAAAACATAATTagtgctaaaatcaaaaaccactgaaatgttttagttgtcagctaccctctccaaaGCTAATGCtatctaaaatatatttgaataagtttaaattcatttttcattcaggtATTGTGTCTTCTATTTCTGTTCTCTgtaacagcaaaacatttaaatatgattgTTAGCATCCCcaataataactaaaatgtgatgtttttgatgctgtttgtttcagtttgctGTTGAGTTATGTTTCTTAGTAGTTTAGCTACCTGCTAATGTATTTGACGGTAGTAAATGTTGGGGAATTTAATATTACAGTATTAGTTTGTCATGAcataaaaagatacaaatatgaaaatatttaaaatggagTTATTGCTACTGTCTTTATCtgtcatatacagtatattactgTCATATATATTTGGTCAATCTGACACATTGTTTTCACACATCTCTTCAAGGGAGCTTAAAATAAAGCTTGTTAATTTTACTTCTCAGCTTTTGCTGGCAAGTTTCAAGCACTGAAATGCATCTTACTTTCTTCAGGTGTTTGGGAGATCGACCCTCGTGATCTAACATTCATCAAAGAGCTGGGAAATGGCCAGTTTGGAGTGGTGAAGTATGGAAAGTGGCAGGGCCAGCATGATGTGGCCATTAAGATGATTAAAGAGGGCTCCATGTCTGAGGATGATTTCATAGAAGAAGCCAAAATCATGATGTAAGGCTACAGAACATATGTGTCAAATGAGGAAAGCTATACCCCataaatgctttgaaaaaaaaaccttaactTTCTCCTAATTTTGCTCAAACAAGGAAGCTTCGCCATGAGAATTTGGTGCAGCTGTACGGCGTCTGCACCAAACAAAGACCTATTTATATTGTGACTGAGTTCCTTGCAAATGGCTGCCTCCTGACATACCTAAAAGAAGGCCTGAAGCAGCACCCAACAACCGTCCAGCTTCTTGAGATGTGTAAAGACGTATCAGAGGGCATGGCCTATCTTGAAGTACAGCAGTACATCCACAGAGACCTGGTGAGCAACAAGGACATTCTATGAATTAACGGTAGCAAAAAATCTCAATCAATTCCAAATAGGGACAGGATGACCTGTGGTTTGGTATTACATGACAAGGCTAGAAGTTTAATGATTATGCTTGATCCACAATGTGTTGTTTGTTTCATCTTTAGGCTGCCAGAAACTGTCTAGTAGATTCTAATGGCACAGTCAAAGTGACTGACTTTGGTCTGTCAAGGTAAAGCGCTTAATGtgtaacaaaatgaaaaaaataaaataggcaCATGAGTGTACAATGTGGTGGTAAAAATCCTTTCCCATGCCCCTAGGTATGTTTTGGATGATGAGTACACAAGCTCAGCAGGCTCAAAGTTCCCAGTTCGCTGGTCGCCTCCAGAAGTACTGCTTTACTGCAAA
This genomic interval carries:
- the btk gene encoding tyrosine-protein kinase BTK gives rise to the protein MSDSLMEEIFIKRSQQKKKTSPLNYKERWFILTQEKIAYYDFDSEKGKRKGLKGAVDIEKIKCVETVQPEPNAPQERMYAFQIIYDEGPLYIFAKTDDIRALWIKKLKELVRFNKDLMQKYHPCFWVDGVWLCCHQEVKQAMGCKVLESSAKNGFKSSPSRRMSRKPLPPTPTEEKPGRPLPPGPPEPSAQSASMTVVAEYDYVPMTPQDLELRKDEEYTILERSDANWWKARDKYGKEGYIPSNYVVEAEKGLERFDWYSKNMNRSQAEQLLKSENKDGGFLMRDSSKAGKYTVSLLTKSGVETGGSCRHYNICTTPQGQFYLAEKHHFNTIPELINYHQHNAAGMVSRLKHIVSNRAQPPSTAGLGYGVWEIDPRDLTFIKELGNGQFGVVKYGKWQGQHDVAIKMIKEGSMSEDDFIEEAKIMMKLRHENLVQLYGVCTKQRPIYIVTEFLANGCLLTYLKEGLKQHPTTVQLLEMCKDVSEGMAYLEVQQYIHRDLAARNCLVDSNGTVKVTDFGLSRYVLDDEYTSSAGSKFPVRWSPPEVLLYCKFSSKSDIWAYGVLMWEVYTLGKLPYERLNNTEIVDQVSRGLRLFRPQLANEKIYSIMTSCWSDKADERPTFQELALTVQDLLYELQ